From a region of the Bombus pascuorum chromosome 17, iyBomPasc1.1, whole genome shotgun sequence genome:
- the LOC132915437 gene encoding leucine-rich repeat-containing protein 15-like, translated as MHITERYDGRQWLNPVSGQKVCIVMWLLVLSLVIPTSLSSSPDVVTCRQSNDYTICREEDVLVNVSQHGEANSLSIHDLSLIEVREDAFENLTATSLSLGHGNRISTLTKLSFRGLADLEELHLDNNRVSLKPYLFSELKKLKALYLSFNRIDHLPKHAFDGLPYLKWLFLRYNRLTSIEQDTFVDLTDLLQFLRLDNNRIGKIVPGSFEKLHELTHLHLEYNLISKILPGTFRGLKALTALFLDYNSLTNIFKGDFDDLDSLQMLNLQFNEIADIEPGSFDNLSSLRKLNLRRNKLTHITVGIFDKLAKLYDLDLSYNFIDIVDPAAFNSGNIESFHFIHNNLSDINENVVGLSSSTIIYS; from the coding sequence ATGCATATAACAGAGCGATACGATGGCAGACAGTGGCTTAACCCGGTATCTGGTCAGAAGGTTTGCATCGTGATGTGGCTGCTTGTTCTCTCGCTGGTCATACCAACATCCCTGTCGTCGTCGCCAGACGTGGTGACGTGTAGGCAAAGCAACGACTACACGATCTGCCGTGAGGAGGATGTTCTCGTGAATGTCAGCCAACACGGGGAAGCGAACAGCTTGAGCATCCACGATCTAAGCCTAATCGAGGTGCGTGAGGACGCGTTCGAGAACTTGACAGCAACCAGCTTGAGCCTGGGTCACGGCAACCGAATTTCCACACTAACGAAGCTGTCCTTTCGTGGATTAGCGGATTTGGAGGAGCTGCACCTGGACAACAACCGAGTCAGTCTGAAACCTTATCTGTTCTCCGAGCTGAAGAAGCTGAAGGCTCTCTATCTGAGCTTCAATCGGATCGATCACCTACCCAAACACGCATTCGATGGATTGCCCTATCTGAAGTGGCTGTTCCTCAGATACAATCGCTTAACGTCCATCGAGCAAGACACTTTCGTTGACCTGACCGATCTGTTGCAGTTTCTTAGGTTGGATAACAACAGGATCGGCAAGATTGTGCCCGGCAGCTTCGAGAAGCTACACGAACTCACTCATTTGCATTTGGAATATAATCTTATAAGCAAGATCCTACCTGGCACGTTTCGTGGACTGAAAGCATTGACCGCTCTGTTTCTCGATTACAATTCACTGACGAACATTTTCAAAGGAGATTTTGATGACCTGGACTCGTTGCAGATGCTGAACCTTCAGTTTAACGAGATCGCTGACATAGAACCTGGGTCCTTCGACAATCTGTCTAGCTTGAGAAAATTGAACTTGAGGAGGAACAAACTGACCCATATTACCGTCGGAATCTTTGACAAACTGGCCAAATTGTATGATCTAGATTTGTCTTACAATTTCATTGACATCGTAGATCCTGCAGCTTTTAACAGTGGCAATATAGAATCCTTCCATTTCATTCATAACAATCTCAGTGACATCAATGAAAACGTCGTTGGATTGTCCTCTTCCACCATAATATACTCATAA